The following proteins come from a genomic window of Nicotiana tomentosiformis chromosome 12, ASM39032v3, whole genome shotgun sequence:
- the LOC138902630 gene encoding uncharacterized protein — protein sequence MPFMDHFLPTETKAAYAVEFESLKKGSMNVWEYHMEFARLSKYAIHMLPTVEARVRQFVQGLSPLVINEAATAALNSDMNYCKMVAFAQAIETRKLKNRMEHQSRSKAQPANNIGGSSGSSGSGRFSI from the coding sequence ATGccttttatggatcatttcttgcctaccgAAACTAAGGCAGCCTATGCCGTTGAGTTTGAAAGCCTTAAgaagggtagtatgaatgtgtgggagtatcatatggagtttgcgcgcctgtccaagtatgctattcacatgttgcccactgtggaggctagagtgcgccagtttgtacagggccttagcccatTAGTgattaatgaggctgctacagctgccttgaattccgatatgaactattgtaagatggtggcatttgctcaagccatagagacccgcaaattgaagaatagaatggagcatcAGAGTCGCAGCAAGGCCCAGCCCGCGAACAAcattggtggttcttccggtagTAGTGGTAGTGGTAGGTTCagcatttag